From the Chlamydia ibidis 10-1398/6 genome, the window TGTGATGATGTCTCTATTTTTAGACGCTATACTGGTGGAGGGACTGTTTTTATCGATGCAGACACCCTAGTGGTTACTTGGATTATGAACACAGATTTTGCAATGCATGCTCAAGATATTTTGCAATGGACCTACCCAATATACGCTAGAATCTTGCCAGAAACATTTAGAATTCAAGAAAATGATTATACGTTAGGCGAGAAAAAAATAGGTGGAAATGCTCAATACGTTCAAAAAGGCCGTTGGGTACACCATACAACTTTTTTATGGGATATAAACATCAAAAAGCTTGTCCGTTACCTTCCGTTACCTAAAAAGCAACCTGAATATAGAAAGCAAAGGTCGCATTATGATTTTCTCACTATTTTACGGCCCTGGTTCCCTAAACAAGAAGATTTTTTTAATGCATTGAGAGCTTCTGCAAGTGCCCACATATTTTGGAAAGATTGCCCACAAGCTATGATTCAACAGGCGCTTGAGAAGCCTCACCGTAAATCGACAATTGTATTATGAAAACCTTACTTGCTGGCATTCATAATTTCTGTTTTACTGAAGAAGTAGCTAATTTCAATTCTTGCATTTTCTAGACTATCGGAACCATGTACAGCATTGATACCGATAGATTCCCCAAATTGCGATCGAATCGTTCCTGGAGTCGCTTCTGCAGGATTTGTTGCTCCCATGAGTTCACGGTTGCGTGCAACGGCATTTTCTCCTTCAAGAACCATAACAACTGCAGGACCAGAAATCATAAAATCTACGAGTTCTTGGAAGAAAGGACGAGATTTGTGTACGGCGTAAAAACCTTCTGCTTCTTTAGAAGATAGGTGGACCATTTTCATAGCAGCTACACGCAATCCAGATTTTTCAAAAATCGCAATAATCTCGCCAATATGAGATTTGCTCACAGAATCAGGCTTGATGATAGATAGCGTTTGTTCCATACGTATAAAATCTCCTTAAACAAAAATGAAGTAAATGTGAGGAAATTATATCACGATTCTAAGGAAAGTCTAGCTCTTGTTAGTGGTTTGCAAGTTCTTTTTTAGAGCAAGAGGTAAAATTTCTGACAGGGAAGTATAGCCAGGAAATTCTCTGATTGCTTCCGCAAGCATTCTCTCCGCAATAGTTTTTGTATATCCTAAAGCCGATAGGGCTTTTACACCCTCATCCAAAACAGATGAAGAGAATTTAGATAATGTTGGTGATGATGTTGTGGAATCTAAAGGTAATAAGTCTGCAAGCTTTTGTTTTAAATCTACCATAAGCTTTTCGGCAGTTTTTTTCCCTATACCAGGGACAGAAGCAATTGCTTTAATATTTTCAGATCTGGCTATTACACACAGTTCCGCCAAAGGAAAGCGGTTTAAAATGGCTAAGCCAGTTTTTGGCCCTATTCCTGCAAATGAGATAAGAATACGAAAGCATTCACGTTCTCCGCGAGAAGGGAACCCATACAATGTGTGCTCTGTTTCACGAACAATAGTATGTGTATACGAGAGAATATTACTTTGTAATTGGCTAGATAATTCTGCAAGCCATCGTTCTGTGATTGAGATACTAAATCCGATACCTTGGCATTCCAAAACTATCGTGCTGGCACTTACATAAACAAGATTTCCACGAATATAGTCGTACACTATTACGCTCCAATGATAGAAGAAAAAGCCCCTACGTGGGTATGACATATTGCTAAGGAAAAAGCATCAGCAACATCTTCAAATTTAGCATCTAAAATATCAGGAATATTAAGTATTTTACTAACCATGAGTTGGACTTGTTGTTTGCTAGCATTACCTTTACCAACAACAGCTTTTTTAGCAACATTCGGCGTATACTCAAATACGGGAATATTTTTTAAAGAGGCAGCTAGTAGAATAATTCCTCTTGCCATGCCAAGTTTAATAGTACTTTGAGGATTTTTATGCACATATTGAGTTTCTAATACTACGGCATCTGGTTGAATATTTTCTATCACTTCAGAAATAGTTAAGAATAATTGCTTATAGCGGTTTGCTAGATCTTTCTTAGGAGATAAACGGATGGCTCCATAGCTATGAGCACGAATTTGATAGCGCATTTCTACCGCGATGATTCCATACCCAGTAACCTGTGTCCCTGGATCGATTCCCATGATTAATTGTGGCATTAACTTTATCTAACCTGATTGGGTCCTAATATTAATGTTCAAATAGTTGTGACCTAGGAATTTTCTTCCATAATAGAAAGATACCAAGAATGAGTTTACATCAGTATTTTTATTTGTCTAACACTCACTAAAGCATACCTAAGATATCCAATCAGACATAGTCTAATATATTTCAGATTCTGAGAATTTAGTTGTTAGTTTGTCTATCTGTTCTTCTAGGACCTTAATTTTATGCTCGTAACATAATCGGCGTCCTTCACTGATTTCCGTTTGTTGTATACTTTCAACAAGATCTCGTTTTAATTCATCAATAATATCGTTTTGATGACGTGCTTGTTGTAGTTTTTCTGCTAGACGGTTTTGTAGCCAACTATTTTCATTTTGTAGTTTTTCAATTTGTTGTTGTCTTTGTTCATCGCGAAATAAATAGTCTTTTTTTAGTTCAAGATATTTATTTTCCCAGT encodes:
- the ruvA gene encoding Holliday junction branch migration protein RuvA, whose amino-acid sequence is MYDYIRGNLVYVSASTIVLECQGIGFSISITERWLAELSSQLQSNILSYTHTIVRETEHTLYGFPSRGERECFRILISFAGIGPKTGLAILNRFPLAELCVIARSENIKAIASVPGIGKKTAEKLMVDLKQKLADLLPLDSTTSSPTLSKFSSSVLDEGVKALSALGYTKTIAERMLAEAIREFPGYTSLSEILPLALKKNLQTTNKS
- the ruvC gene encoding crossover junction endodeoxyribonuclease RuvC, whose protein sequence is MPQLIMGIDPGTQVTGYGIIAVEMRYQIRAHSYGAIRLSPKKDLANRYKQLFLTISEVIENIQPDAVVLETQYVHKNPQSTIKLGMARGIILLAASLKNIPVFEYTPNVAKKAVVGKGNASKQQVQLMVSKILNIPDILDAKFEDVADAFSLAICHTHVGAFSSIIGA
- a CDS encoding lipoate--protein ligase family protein, whose translation is MLINDCFLIDLQGTSIFKQLQIEEALLRNSRDNFCIINNGIPDAIVLGISRKIQDDVNLHNARCDDVSIFRRYTGGGTVFIDADTLVVTWIMNTDFAMHAQDILQWTYPIYARILPETFRIQENDYTLGEKKIGGNAQYVQKGRWVHHTTFLWDINIKKLVRYLPLPKKQPEYRKQRSHYDFLTILRPWFPKQEDFFNALRASASAHIFWKDCPQAMIQQALEKPHRKSTIVL
- the ndk gene encoding nucleoside-diphosphate kinase produces the protein MEQTLSIIKPDSVSKSHIGEIIAIFEKSGLRVAAMKMVHLSSKEAEGFYAVHKSRPFFQELVDFMISGPAVVMVLEGENAVARNRELMGATNPAEATPGTIRSQFGESIGINAVHGSDSLENARIEISYFFSKTEIMNASK